Proteins co-encoded in one Rattus rattus isolate New Zealand chromosome 5, Rrattus_CSIRO_v1, whole genome shotgun sequence genomic window:
- the B4galt5 gene encoding beta-1,4-galactosyltransferase 5, whose translation MVQAQGILLRDNVRTIGAQVYEQVVRSAYAKRNSSLNDSDYPLDLNHSEAFPPTTTFLPEDFTYFANHPCPERLPSMKGPIDINMSEIRMDDIHELFSRDPAIRLGGHWKPADCVPRWKVAILIPFRNRHEHLPVLLRHLLPMLQRQRLQFAFYVIEQAGTQPFNRAMLFNVGFQEAMKDLDWDCLIFHDVDHIPESDRNYYGCGQMPRHFATKLDKYMYLLPYTEFFGGVSGLTVEQFRKINGFPNAFWGWGGEDDDLWNRVQNAGYSVSRPEGDTGKYKSIPHHHRGEVQFLGRYALLRKSKERQGLDGLNNLSYSANVTYDALYKNITVNLTPELAQVTEY comes from the exons ATGGTGCAGGCTCAAGGCATCCTGCTTCGGGACAACGTGAGGACCATCGGTGCCCAGGTGTATGAGCAGGTGGTTCGCAGCGCCTACGCCAAGAGGAACAGCAGCCTGAATGACTCAG aTTATCCTCTGGACTTGAACCACAGTGAAGCCTTTCCCCCAACCACAACATTTCTTCCTGAAGATTTCACCTACTTTGCCAACCACCCTTGCCCGGAGAGGCTCCCTTCCATGA AGGGCCCGATAGACATAAACATGAGTGAGATCAGAATGGACGATATTCATGAGCTCTTCTCCAGAGACCCGGCCATCAGGCTTGGAGGACACTGGAAGCCTGCAGACTGCGTGCCTCGGTGGAAG GTGGCCATCCTCATCCCTTTCCGGAACCGCCACGAGCACCTCCCAGTCCTCCTGCGACACCTGCTCCCCATGCTCCAGCGCCAGCGCCTGCAGTTTGCCTTCTATGTGATCGAGCAA GCTGGCACCCAGCCCTTTAACCGAGCCATGCTCTTCAACGTTGGCTTTCAAGAAGCCATGAAGGACTTGGATTGGGACTGTCTGATCTTCCATGACGTCGATCACATACCTGAGAGTGACCGAAACTACTATGGCTGTGGACAGATGCCCAGGCATTTTGCAACCAAACTGGACAAGTACATGTACCT ACTTCCCTACACAGAGTTCTTTGGCGGTGTGAGTGGCCTGACTGTGGAACAGTTCCGGAAAATCAATGGCTTCCCTAATGCCTTCTGGGGCTGGGGCGGAGAAGATGACGACCTGTGGAACAG GGTACAAAATGCAGGCTATTCTGTGAGCCGGCCAGAAGGGgacacaggaaaatacaagtcCATTCCTCATCACCATCGAGGAGAGGTCCAGTTTCTTGGCAG GTACGCTCTGCTGAGGAAGTCAAAGGAGCGGCAAGGACTGGACGGTCTCAACAACCTGAGCTACTCTGCTAACGTCACGTACGACGCCTTGTATAAAAAcataactgtcaacttgacacccgAGCTGGCTCAGGTGACTGAGTACTGA